Below is a genomic region from Homo sapiens chromosome X, GRCh38.p14 Primary Assembly.
ATATCATCCTGGAATAAGAGCAGTTTTGTTTCcgccatatttttttcttttcccttttgtatttttttgtagagacggggttttgccatgtttcccggGCTGTTGTTGAACTTTTGAGtgcaagtgatgcacccacctcacctcccacagtgctgggattactggcgtgggCCACCGTGGCGGGCCCGTCGTTGCCATTGTAaagagttttatttccttttctgattttatggCATTGCGCAGACCCACCCGTTACAATGGTgacagtggacatccttgtcttatccCTGATGAGAAACCGAAAAATTTCAACATTTCACCATCCTATTCACTCTCCTTTTTTTGTAGACGGACTTTATCAGAGTGAGTCATTGCATTCTGTTCCAAATTTGCTGAGAGTATTCATTTGAATATATGTTGATTTTCATCAAACAGTGCATCTATTTCGATTACCACAGCGTTTTTTCCCATTCATGTGTTAATATAGTGAATTCGATTGATAAATTTGTACGTTTTTAGGTTCGATTATTAAAacttgagacagcgtctcactctgtcaccgaggctggagtgcggtggtgttatcagagctcgctgcagccttgacctcctgggctcaagcgcgcctcccacctcagcctcctgaggagctgtgagtataggtacatgccaccatgcccagctaatttttcgatggttttttgtttgttttttgtagtgatgagatTTTCtgatgttgcttaggctggtctcgaagtcctgagctcaggtgatctggccagctcagcctcccaaaatactaggattacaggcgtgagccttggCCTGGTCTGGTTTTTCTTATATAGGGGTCTTATCTATATAAAGACTAAAGTTAATCTGTGCCTTTGTGCGGGTGGGCTAAGAGCATGATGACTTTTATCATtctattgatttaaagaaaactgtcCTTGACTTACCAGTGTGTAAGTCCATGAAAGCATAATTCTGTTGAAAGCATATATTGTTAATGGGTGTTGGGAACCGTGCACTTTCCGCTGCTGTGGGAGCATGTCCTTGGAGGTACCTTTCATCTGTTTTCTCAACTCCAAACATCTTAGGACCATGGGTTGTGACTGGTAGGACTATgtatcttgctgctttcaagacgGAGTATATTTTCACGTGGTGTCACTCTGGCTGTCCTGTTTCCCTAATACTGTCACTTCACCCTCTGCGATTCTGATGCTACAAATGATAGATATCGTTTTAGCATTTTCTTACGGGTCCTAGcgattctattcatttttctttcagtctctttctctgactTGTTCACATTGAACAATTTCCTTTTGGGATAGGTTGCTATTTCTGTTTTCGCAGGTGGTTTACCTGTCTTCCCAGCCAGTCACAGTGGTCCTTGTCCCCATGGTGGGTCCGGGGCAAGAGAGGgccctgggttgggggtggggttcaGTTGAAGATGGGGTGAGTTTTGAGGGGAGCACTACTTGAGTCCCAGAGGCATAGGAAACAGCAGAGGGAGGTGGGATTCCCTTATCCTCAATGAGGATGGGCATGGAGGGTTTGGGGCGTGGCGCTGGGAACGGcagccctccccagcccacagccGCGCATGCTCCCTGGGCTCCCGCCTCAGTGCGCATGTTCACTGGGCGTCTTCTGCCCGGCCCCTTCGCCCACGTGAAGAACGCCAGGGAGCTGTGAGGCAGTGCTGTGTGGTTCCTGCCGTCCGGACTCTTTTTCCTCTACTGAGATTCATCTGGTAGGTGTGCAGGCCAGTCATCCCGGGGGCTGAAGTGTGAGTGAGGGTGGAGAGGGCCTCGGGTGGGTCAGGCGGGTCCCGCTTCCTGGTCTGTGGCCTCCGAGGGAGAAGGGCCACGAGGTCGTCCTCCTTCCCTTCACAGGCTGCGAGGCCACCGGCGGCTTCGTGGTCGTGAAGGGGCCTGGACGGGGAGGAAGGTGGGCCGTGGAGGGGAGGCGGTCAGGGGCTCAGGTGAAGACGGGGTGAGTGCTGTTGGGGGGATGGAagtcccgaggtgccgggatccCCGACGACACAGGGCAGATTCCCTGAATGGGGCCCCCGGCGGGGGCGAGGCGGGCGGTGAAGAAGGGGCCTGGCACCTGGGAAGGCTGCGGCCTGGCGAGCGCCCCCTCAGCGGTGTGGAGTGCGGAGCGCCCGAGTGAGAAGCACTGCAAGGTCTCACCTCCGCCATGGAAGGTCCGAAAACAGTGGGAAGGAGTGGGCGAGGCAGTGCGGTCCAACCAAACTTGTTGTGAGGGGGGGTGAATGGCTCTAGGAAGTGGGAGTGTGCCCAAAGCAGCAATCACGAGAATTGTGATTCACTAGGGTTTTCGTGGGGAGTGCACTTGTGAAACTAAACCTCATCAGAAATGACCTCTGTCTGCGGGGCGCAGTGGCGCTCGCCTACGTATTCCCAGTTActggggacactgaggtgggaggatcccttgagcgggaggtcgaggctgcagtgagctgtgatcacgccgctgcactccagcctgagcaacacagcgagaccgcGTGtccaaaagaaatttagaaaaaaatgtcctCTGCCTTTTGCCACACGCCTTAAGATGATTGCtctgccagcctggccagcagaagTGGCTTTGTAGGCACTCAGACAGCGTACACACGTATGCTTAACTCTGGGACTTATTTTGAGagtattttcaaaagtaaaacgGCAAGTTAACATTTATCCATGGAAGTGATCGAATATAGCAGCCCTCTGGAGCGCACGTTCCCAATCACGGTTGTCTGTTTTCAGTGTGAAATATGAGTTGGCGAGGAAGATCGACCTATTATTGGCCTAGACCAAGGCGCTATGTACAGCCTCCTGAAATGATTGGGCCTATGCGGGTGAGTGCTTAAACGTTAATTCGATGTTTTCTATTagtagaaattaatttttgtgatagCGTCGTTGCATTAGTGTGGAAATGCTGATAAAGGTCTTTCCTGCTCATAAAAAATGAGGATGGCATCTCATGAAGGAAACATTGAttctggaggattttttttttcctctcgtgttcttcagcttttgcccatGACTTCTTTCTCCGGCTTTGTTTGTTAATGACAGATTGTACACATGTATTCCAACACAGAGTATAATAGCCCCCAAAGTCCTCGTGCGTCACTTTTCTCACAGTAACCTCCCTGTGGGTGGAGTAACCTTATTGGGCATAGAGCATAGAGTTGGAGAAATGTCTTTAGGCTTAGTTAGGACCAGAAATAGCTATGtattctgtgtatatatgtaaaattttgtatCAATAAcgaaacttattttttatttgcacaCCCACACGTATTCCCCAGCCCGAGCAGTTCAGTGATGAAGTGGAACCAGCAACACCTGAAGAAGGGGAACCAGCAACTCAACGTCAGGATCCTGCAGCTGctcaggagggagaggatgagggaGCATCTGCAGGTCAAggtgagggaaagggaagaagaacgTCTgctggtgtgtgcgtgtgtgtgtgttcgtgtgtgtgtgtgtgcacgtgtgtgtgtgtgtgttaggcaTTGTCAcataggaggaagaggaggaaagaaaacaatggaaagaatGCCTGAAATTGACTGGAAAAGCGAGGAGGCTATGTAGTTCGCAGCTTAGCTTAGGCAAATCCCTCACTATGGTAAAAGATCTCGACTTTATGAATGAGAGAATGGAGGTGCCAGGATTGTGTGTTATCCAAGAACCCTTGACTGGTGAATACAACATTTGTACTGTGTTCCAAGGTTTGTGTCTTCCTATCATGTATGTTGCTGTAAAGAAGGAAGTGATTTTGCTGAAAATGCTTAAAACTCAAAAGGCTTTACTGTAAGGTAGCTTAGTACTGACCCAAGAATAGACCCAGTTCAGAGGAGCAGGAGCAGCTCCAAAAACCGAGTCGCTGAATGTTGGCCCCCGTTTCCTttgattgatatttttatatggtaCGTTTGATAAAAGCTGGATAAATGAGGATACTGCCATACAGGTAGCTGGTTTAGTGATTTTTCTCAgcggcctttaggaggtgattaaatccTTTTATGGTTAGAAAAGCAAAAACGGAATTATCCTGAGATTAACGTGAGATGGAAATAATTTCTCCgagataaaatgttttgaaaggaaGCATTTATGTAACGGAGGTCATGGATTATTCCAGGGATGCACTGTTAAAAGTTCCTAGAATCTGACTGACAACAATGCCCATTAATTGCTGTCCGCCCACTCCCTTATTCTCAGTGCGGGGGACAGTATATTTTCTGTGATTCACAAACAATGTTATATTTGGTGCTTTGTTCTTCACGGGGTTCATTTATGGAATATTACCTTTAGGACCTTCGGAcctaaatataactttatttgaaCAAAGTGAAGTTTCTCTTTACCCCAATAGGTAATGGGTGTCGTGACTGTAAGATTTTCCATAGTCCTCAAATCCATCCAGCTAATCAATCCTTCAGAAACTGACATTGTAATTGTAACTGAAATCCTACCCACGTGGTAGACTTCAGATTTCTCAGCTGACGCACACTGCTGTTGGTACTCTAGGGCTGAATATAAGCATTATACATGTCCTGTGGTTTATCCTTAGATTGTCATTTAGGAGAAAGGTCTAAAGCTGGGCTGAATGCCATGCactcatagtcccagctacttgggaggccgaggtgagaggattgcttgagtcctggagttcaagcccagcctgggaaacacagtgagacctcatcgctaataaataaataaatggataaataaatacataaataaattcattaaataaataaagttttcatGGTATAGGAAAACACAGATGCAAAGTTTTTGTGCCTAGTGGCTGGTAATGTTGCAAACGTAACTCCTTAGTGAACTGtaccacttaaaaatagttaagatggtaaattttaggaTATCTGTATTTTGTACCACAATTGGAAATTCCTTTCTTCCTAAAGTTCAGTGCAGTtatcatatattcttttaaatttttcctgtATGTATCTTCAAGTCATAGCATTCATAGAAAATTTGCAAGAATAGTACAATGAACTCATATACTGTTCATCTGGATTCACCAATTGTTAGTAGCTTTCGCTTCATAGGTTTCACATCTCTTCCCTCCGTCTCTTACCGTGCtgcccacacactcacacacacacacacacacacatacggaTATATGTTTACTGTTATTAATGCTGAATTGTTTCGATAAAGTTTCAGGTATTATGGTCCTTTACCCTATGTACTTGAGGGTGTGTTTATCGTCAGAACAAAGAGAAAGTCATTTCTTGGATCATCACTGCACAaagatcaaaatcaggaaatttaacaatgagaaaatgGAGTCATTTAATACAGAGTGCATACTCAAATTTTGCCAGTTCcccagaaaatttcttttttccttttttttttctttgttgagacggagtctctctctgtgggccaggtgggagtgcagtagtgcgatctcggctcactgcaacccacacctcccaggttctagggattctcatgcctcagcctcccgtgtagctgggactacaggcgccggccactgcggtcttgaacttctggcctcacctgctctgcccaccttggcatcccaaaatgtttggattgcaggcgtgagaccccacgcccggcccagataattttattgataggatttctttttctgatccaGAGTCCAGTTCAGAATCACACCTTGCATGTGCTTTTCAGGtgtttttagtttcctttaacctgtaatgtttccttaatttttcttgtcattcaCGATACGGACATTTTTGGAGAGGATAGACCAGTTGGTTTGCAGAATATTCTGCAGTTTGggctttttcatgtatttttaaaagagttttctcACTCAGCGTTTATTGGTGGCTACTCATGCCATGTAAGAGTCTAAGCGCTAGGAGTGTAAGTGCTGTGAGAGACGGGATTTGAGCCTTGAGTCATTTAATACGAGAAGGACAATCAGAAGTAGAATAAGAGAGAAGTGCAAAGGAGGCAGCAAAGTTGTCTGAGGGCAGTCTTCGGAAAGGAAGAGGGTAATATTTGGAACaccttgttttcctgttttctgctaACGGACTCCTGAAATAATGTTCCTGGGATTCTTATCAACACATTTATTATTACGTTAGCTAAAGCTTTTATATAATAATACCGAGAGCATGAatatcattttcttattcatattttatgttttactgCTTAAATTGAtacgtattttttatttttaagggccGAAGCCTGAAGCTGATAGCCAGGAACAGGGTCACCCACAGACTGGGTGTGAGTGTGAAGATGGTCCTGATGGGCAGGAGATGGACCCGCCAAATCCAGAGGAGGTGAAAACGCCTGAAGAAGGTAGGCAATCCATTAGGCATGCACATTGTAGGGTGTCTGTTTCCACAGTATCATATTGTAAGTCTTActatgtttttgagacggagtctcgctctgaagaccaggctggagtgcagtggtgccatctcggctcactggaaattctgtctccagggttcaagtgattctcctgcctgagcctctggcGGAGCCGGGGTTACAGGCGTGCTCCgccgtgcccagctaattgttgtatttttagtagagacagggtttcgttatGTTGCACAGGTTgttcccgaactcctgacctcaggtgatccacctgcctcgaccatTGAaattgccgggattacaggcgagagccactgtgccagacccagcattatatttttagtaagagagAGTTAACAATACTGCCTCTTTAGTAAAGAGTTCTTATATAAAGGTTATTTGAAATGTAGTTCAGGCCCCAGCACCCGAGTGATAGACTTTCAGATAGGGAAACAAGCTGAGTCAAAGGTATGTTGAATTAAAAGTTTTGAGTATAAATCCTCAAACCAGTAGCTCataattttcaaatgcttttgcAAAGGTCTGCTTTTAATCAATACATAACACATTTGTAACACCCATCACTTGGTGTGAAAAATGCTGAAGCACTCATGCGGGTTCTAATATCAGCTCTTACAGCCTTGGTGAGATTCTGAGTGAGTCCTTTCACTTCTAAACCTATCTTTGGTTGTTATGAAAATAGTGAGTTTAAGTCAgagattttaaaaccattttccaTTCCGGTTCTTTCATACTCTGATCCTGTTGCATAGAATGCGTGGGACACAGAGATCATCTGCTTCGCATGGTTTGTTAATCACAAATCATGAAACCCTGGCCCGAGTCATCTGAAAATCTCTGAATTGAGATTTCATTGTTAGTAAGAAAGTGAGGGGGCACTCTGCTTCATCCTAGTTTTTCCGTGTGGAGAGCTGAATACGTAGTGTAAGATCTTGTGAAATTGTGAATTCTCCCTcttcttggtttgtttgtttgtttgcgacggagtctcagtctgtcacccagggtggagtgcagtggtgtactttcagctcactgcaacctctggctcccaggctaaagcagtcctcccacctcagcctcctgagtggctggaactacatgcACAAGCCAACGTACctgagtaaaattttttttttcatttttgtagagatgaggtctcactatgttgcccagactgggatTCTCTGGCTTTTAATGAACAATTGCTTCTTAAATCTTTCCCCACGGAAACCTTGAGTGACTGAAATATCAAATGGCAAGAGACCGTTTAGTTCCTATCATCTGTGGCATGTAAGTCAGTGATGCTCAGCATGGGTGTGAGTAAGATGCCTGTGCTATGCATGCTCCCTGCCCCACTGTCAGTCTTGATGAGCCACTATTTCTAATAAGACTGTAGACACACATATGATATAATCATCTCTAATCATATCAAATGTTACATGTAAATTTCAGCTTTAGAGACATGAATTGATAAGATTTAAAGTTGAAAGACCATGACTCTAGTCCTTCCTGAGTAATCAACTGAAGTATATTTCACACatgtgttttccaaattgctgaCTGTTAATTGTAATTGCTTGTGACTTGAAAGGAAGCACTTGATGTTTAGGGAAGAAATTACCTTTAAATTCTGGAGGGCTACTCTCAAAGTGTATTCCGAGATTCAATTGGATATACGACAGAGGATCACCTTAGCGTTCTGTTTTTAGTCCATTTAATAAAACCCAAACTGTAGTGTGCTTTGTATGCCTTTAGGGCCATCTAAATAATCTGTTGCtcagccgggcgctgtggctcacgcctgtaatcccagcactttggaggccaaggcgggtggatcatgaggtcaggaattgtataccatcgtggctaacacggtgaaaccccgtgtctactaaacatacaaaaaattagcccttgtggtggcacgcgcctgtggtcccagctactcaggagtctgaggtaggagaatcgcttgaacccagaaggcggacgttgcagtgaaccagattgctccactgtactccagcctgggcaacagagtgagactccatctaaaataataataataataataataataataataataataataatctgttgCTCTGTAATGTTcccaactgttttgttttgtttcaggtgAAGGGCAATCACAGTGTTAAAAGAAGACATGCTGAAATGTTGCAGGCTGCTCCTATGTTGGAAAATTCTTCATTGAAGTTCTCCCAATAAAGCTTTACAGCCTTCTGCAAAGAAGTCTTGTGAatcttttgtcaattttatttctagCTATTTGATGCTGTGAAATGTTTCATTCTTTGCAATTTTGTATTCTATCTCCTTGAGCTGTGTGTAGAGGCATAATTCTCAtgtattgattttctatccagCAACCTTGTTAAATATgcttatgaattttaaaagtttacttctAGGTTTTTTCAGTTTTCAACCTACAGAATCATATCATTTTTGAATAAGAACAattttgtttctgccttttttgtttgttttttcttttgtatttttcgtagaggtgGGATTTTGGCCTGTGTCCTAGGCtttttttgaactcctgagcgcaagtaatccactctccttggcctttcaaagtgttgggattacaggcatgggccaccgtgctggtcctgtttttgccattttaaacccttttatttccttttctgattttatggCATTGAGCAGATCTACCGGATACAATTGTGATAGTGGAAATTTTTGTGTTATTCCTgatgagaaatggaaaaatttcaaCATTTCACGACAATATTTAGTGtactttttttgtagatggaCTTTTTCAGAGTAAGTCAAGCCATTCTGTTTTAGTTTGTTGAGAGTGTTCATTTTGAATatatgttgaatttcatcaaacaCTGACCTGAGTCATCTTAAAACATGTGAATTGAGATTTCTTTGCTACTAAGAAAGTGAGCGGGCACTCTGCTTCATGTTTACTTTTGTCATGTTGCATGAAAAACATTTTGCTTCATGTTTGATTCTGTATGTTGAAAACTGAAATCATCTATTGTGATTACCACAGGGTTTTTTCCCCCAGTAATCTGTTTATGTAGTCAATTACGTTGATAAatctgtactttttaaattttaacaattgagacaggtctcactctgtcacccatgctgactgcagtagt
It encodes:
- the GAGE1 gene encoding G antigen 1; its protein translation is MSWRGRSTYYWPRPRRYVQPPEMIGPMRPEQFSDEVEPATPEEGEPATQRQDPAAAQEGEDEGASAGQGPKPEADSQEQGHPQTGCECEDGPDGQEMDPPNPEEVKTPEEGEGQSQC
- the GAGE1 gene encoding G antigen 1 isoform X1; this encodes MSWRGRSTYYWPRPRRYVQPPEMIGPMRPEQFSDEVEPATPEEGEPATQRQDPAAAQEGEDEGASAGQGPKPEADSQEQGHPQTGCECEDGPDGQEMDPPNPEEVKTPEEGCSRTPDLR